The region ATTTCTCTCATATGTTGTGTCGGGTCTAAGCTTGCAGCTAACGGAAAAAGGCTTGGCGCAGTGCGGGCTAAATTGGACGAAAAGTTCAATTCAGACCAAACGCAGCCAATGCTTTTTTCGTGGAACTAAGTTACAAAAAAATGTGGAACGAAAAAGCAGTGGCGGCTAAATATTTCAAATCTTTCTAATTAGATTCAACCCCGCAATTGCGCCAAACCTATGTTACCTGCAGTAGTTTTATTCATTTTGTTTGGCTTGTTGAACATTGTGGTGTCCAATTAATTTATTTACTTTCTCGTTTCCATATTCTCTTATAAGTCCTGTATTTTGAAAAATAAATTCCTCAATAATTTTTTCACTTCTTTTTTTTCGGGAAAAACTTGCAAATAATTCTCCAATAAAGTAAAAGGGCACATTTATAATTCCACGAAAGGATAAAAATCCTAAAGTTGCAGTTTTGATATAACTCTTTTTTCGGAGATTTTTTCCGCAAGATTCGCAGACAATTATTTCAGAATCAAAACTGGAATCCAACGCGGAAAGATAATGAATGTTAAAACCTTGAACATTATTGAACTTTCTCCCACATTCACTACATTCAGAATTTTGAATTTCTTTTTTCAAAATTTGTAATTCAACGCCTTTGAAAAAGTTCCTTTCTAATTTTATCCAATCAAGAAGCTTTTTGTCAAGATTCCGTCTAAGAATTTCTGATTCAAGAATTGGAATAGCATCCTCACGTAAACTTTTGCTTTCATTCATTGCAAGATTCACGATTTTTTGGTCGTTAAATTTCTTGTAGGCTTCAGTTAATTCTTCTGTTGTGAGCATCGTTTTAATACTATTGCAGGTAACGTTTTGCAGCTACCCGAAGGTGGCGATTTCGAAGCACTTCACTGTCAACCAAGCACAAACTTTGATAGAAGCACAAAACTTGATTTAACCACTGAACCGCCACTTTAGGGTAGGTGCTGTTACCTGCTGTTATTTTCATTCATTAAGTTGTCAAATAGTCGTGATTTTAAGAATTTCTCAAAAGTCATTTCTTTATAGTTGACATTTTTGGAAAGTGTTTCATATCTATGAATTAAGTCTTTCGCTGAACTTTTATTGATTACAATTATTTCATTTTCGGGATTAAAGTGTCTCTTTACCAAAGCACGGATATGAACGTCAGCTTCAGGAAATGAATAACCAATAAATACTAATTTTTTAGCTCCACGTATTGTATAGCCTGCTTCTTCGTATAGTTTGTTAAAAATAAAGTTGTTGTTGGTTTTTAAATGCGAAGGGACTTGTATTAATGAAGTCAATTTATGTCCGTCAAAAGGGCAAGTTGTAATTTGACTTTCAGTAAATGACTCAAAAGTATCAGTTTTAAGGTTAATTCTATGTTGCCAAGGTGTCAGACCCACTTGAGCACAACAATTACAATACTTCCAATTTAAACTTCCGTGAATTTTTATAAGTTTTGTCCTGATTGGTGTTTGTTCACCAAATTGGGTTACCGGTCTATTAGGATTTTCCCACCAATCAAAAGGTGTTATGTTGTTTGGGTATCGGAAGTTTATTAGGTCAATGCAATAATCAACTAAATAATCACTGTAAATTTTGTCAAAAGCTTCGTCAATTAGTGTGTCATAATTAGTTGTAATTACACCAATTTGTTTTCTGTTTGTTCTGATTGTTTCCCAAAATTGTCTAAAATTTTCACTTGTCTTGGTTTTGCTACTGATTACATAGTGAAGTATTTTAGTCAGGTTGGATTTTAATTTAATCAATTCTGTTATTGTCCATTTACTTGATAAGCTAAAAGAGTTATTTAGGTGAAAGTCTATAAATCCAAATACTTCTTCAAGTGTGGGTAGTTTTCCATTAATCGAAAAATTTTCTTGTAAAAACTCTCTAATCTGTTTTCCTGGTTCCGATTTGGTTATTTGTAAGTCGTCATTATTCAAAATTATTGGAATAATGTCGGATTGTATTGGTATTCCGTCAGGGTATGAAGAACCTGCACCAAAAATGAAAACTAATTCAGGTTGGTCATTCTGTAATGGTAATATGTTGTCCTGTCGTGTCGTCATTTATAATAGCAGGTAACGTTTTGCGGCTTGGCGTAGTGGCGGTTTTTTAGCACAAAAGTTCAATCGAAGAACTGCACTTGAACCTACCGCAAAACTGTCATACGAAGCACTACACCCGCCATTACGCCAAACCGCTGTTAGGTGCTGGCGTTCTTGTCCTATGTTGTTGTTCGTCATTTTCCGCTTTTCCTTCTGTTGTCGTCCCTGCACAACATTTGACAATTTTCAGCACTTGTCTGTCCGCCTAAATGCCAAGGTGTAATGTGGTCGGCTTCCATTTCGTTTAGTTCAAATTTCTCACCGCACTTTACACAAATTCCTTGTTGTCTTTCGTATGCTTCTCGTTTCTGATTGTCAGTAAATGAACGAATATTTAAAAACCTTTCTTTGCGTGTCAAAACGTATTCGTAAATACCTTTTTTGTTGGTTACGTCTTCGTCTTGCATTAGTTTGGTGATTTCTTCTTCAAGTTTCTTGTGGTCAAATTTTTGGTCTTTGAATTGGTTGTAAAGAAAACCCCATTGTAAACCTTTCATTTCCTTGCGATACTTTGGAAAAATTGCTTTTACCCAATTTATGACGCTTTGAAAATACAACCACAAGTCATTTGCGTTTGGCTCGTGTTGTTGTTTAGCCATATAGTTTTTAATGCCGTCATCACTATTGTCGCCACAAATCCAACCAATAACTGTTTCTAAATAATCTTGTCTAATTGCAACACCGTTCATATAGTCACCGCCTAAACCATAAGCAGCACAACTATTTTTACTAAAATATCTTTTTGCATCTGAAACCCACGAACCTGAATAAACAGCATTTCTTAATTCTTGGTCGGTTAGTTTTTCTCCTGCAATGTTGATTGTCTTGAACCACTCCAATTTTTCACTGTCTTCACCGCTACACAGATAAACCATCAGTTTGTAGTTTAAAATCTGTTCTTGTTCGTCCTTTTGAAGATTGTGGAAGTATCGGCTTTTATATGCAAAATCTCCTTCAACAAATTGACTTATTGAAATTGTTCGTTGCTGTCCGTCAATTACTTCAAAGTTTTCATCTTCACGAACTGCCCAATACATTACATTCAAAGGGAAGTCCTTTGTAATGGTGTCTATTACTGCTTCACGCTGTTTCTCTTTGTAAATAAATTCTCGTTGATAGGGTGGTCGAATGTCTAATTTGCCACCATAACCAACAACTCCGTTTTCTTGGTTGTCTTCGTAACCATTTGTAAGGTCTCGGACTGTTATTTCTTTAAGTTCTATTTTCATTTTTGCACTTTCTTGTTTTTGATAACTATTCTGTCATACAATCTTTTGAATGTTCCGTCTCCGTTGTCTAAATAAAATCGTGGGCCACCTGCTGAATATGTTCCTTTTTCGGCAAACTTTGACATTGGAACACCAAGTGTGATACTTGAACCAATAATCACAAATTGTTCAGGATTGTATT is a window of Myroides sp. JBRI-B21084 DNA encoding:
- a CDS encoding GmrSD restriction endonuclease domain-containing protein, whose translation is MKIELKEITVRDLTNGYEDNQENGVVGYGGKLDIRPPYQREFIYKEKQREAVIDTITKDFPLNVMYWAVREDENFEVIDGQQRTISISQFVEGDFAYKSRYFHNLQKDEQEQILNYKLMVYLCSGEDSEKLEWFKTINIAGEKLTDQELRNAVYSGSWVSDAKRYFSKNSCAAYGLGGDYMNGVAIRQDYLETVIGWICGDNSDDGIKNYMAKQQHEPNANDLWLYFQSVINWVKAIFPKYRKEMKGLQWGFLYNQFKDQKFDHKKLEEEITKLMQDEDVTNKKGIYEYVLTRKERFLNIRSFTDNQKREAYERQQGICVKCGEKFELNEMEADHITPWHLGGQTSAENCQMLCRDDNRRKSGK
- a CDS encoding SIR2 family protein, whose amino-acid sequence is MTTRQDNILPLQNDQPELVFIFGAGSSYPDGIPIQSDIIPIILNNDDLQITKSEPGKQIREFLQENFSINGKLPTLEEVFGFIDFHLNNSFSLSSKWTITELIKLKSNLTKILHYVISSKTKTSENFRQFWETIRTNRKQIGVITTNYDTLIDEAFDKIYSDYLVDYCIDLINFRYPNNITPFDWWENPNRPVTQFGEQTPIRTKLIKIHGSLNWKYCNCCAQVGLTPWQHRINLKTDTFESFTESQITTCPFDGHKLTSLIQVPSHLKTNNNFIFNKLYEEAGYTIRGAKKLVFIGYSFPEADVHIRALVKRHFNPENEIIVINKSSAKDLIHRYETLSKNVNYKEMTFEKFLKSRLFDNLMNENNSR